One genomic window of Paeniglutamicibacter sp. Y32M11 includes the following:
- a CDS encoding ABC transporter substrate-binding protein, which translates to MTKMKLPLFAALSMVAGSLVLAGCSNPTAANPNEDGASSGTLTVSSANFPESEIIGNLYAEALKSDGYTVETKFNIGSREAYIPALADGSIDLIPDYTGNLLLFIDPSADVSTPAAILSALPKALESKSLSMLTAAEAEDKDAVVVTRATAEKWKLTSIADLAAHNDEVVMAGPPEFKKRAVGLPGLEKNYGFVPSKFEPISDGGGPATVKALLDGKVTAANIFTTSTAIPANDLVVLEDPKNNFPAQQVVPVAAAGKLDEGAQKAIDAISAKLSTSELIKLNEQVSGDAKVEPQQAAITWLTDQGLLSK; encoded by the coding sequence ATGACGAAGATGAAGTTACCCCTTTTTGCGGCACTGTCCATGGTGGCTGGCTCGCTGGTGCTTGCCGGTTGCTCTAACCCCACGGCGGCAAATCCGAATGAGGATGGTGCGAGTTCTGGCACGTTGACCGTCTCCTCGGCGAACTTCCCGGAGTCGGAGATCATTGGCAATCTTTACGCCGAAGCGCTGAAGTCCGATGGCTATACGGTGGAGACGAAATTCAACATTGGCTCGCGCGAAGCCTACATTCCTGCGCTTGCCGACGGATCGATCGACCTAATCCCGGATTACACCGGGAACCTCCTGCTCTTTATTGACCCGTCGGCGGATGTTTCGACCCCCGCGGCGATTCTTAGTGCGCTTCCGAAGGCCTTGGAGAGCAAGAGCTTGAGTATGCTCACCGCTGCCGAGGCAGAAGATAAGGATGCGGTAGTTGTCACCCGTGCCACGGCGGAGAAATGGAAGCTCACGAGCATTGCCGATTTGGCCGCACACAATGACGAAGTCGTCATGGCTGGACCGCCGGAATTCAAGAAGCGTGCGGTGGGGCTACCGGGACTTGAGAAAAACTACGGTTTCGTTCCCTCCAAGTTCGAACCCATTTCCGATGGTGGCGGCCCGGCAACGGTGAAGGCCTTGCTTGATGGGAAGGTCACCGCGGCGAACATCTTCACCACCAGCACCGCGATCCCGGCCAACGATCTTGTGGTGCTGGAGGATCCGAAAAATAACTTCCCAGCCCAGCAGGTAGTTCCGGTGGCAGCCGCCGGGAAGTTGGATGAAGGAGCGCAAAAAGCCATCGATGCGATCTCGGCAAAGCTGAGCACCTCGGAACTGATCAAGCTCAACGAGCAGGTCTCCGGCGATGCCAAGGTGGAGCCCCAGCAGGCAGCCATCACCTGGTTGACGGATCAGGGCTTGCTGAGCAAGTAG
- a CDS encoding ABC transporter ATP-binding protein, translating into MITFESVSKSYPGGTRAVDELNLEIATGSFTVLVGPSGCGKTTSMRMINRMVTPSSGRVLIDGQDVSGIRAVTLRLGIGYVLQNAGLFPHRTVLDNVGTVQRLLGLNKAQARAKAYEALERVGLDASLALRYPAQLSGGQQQRVGVARALAADPPILLMDEPFSAVDPIVRLELQREVQHLQAEIKKTIVMVTHDIDEALSLGDKIAVLAPGGVLQQYADPLSILTRPATNFVSSLVSKDRGFRALSFESLTGLSSTELPAPDAAGRIHLPTLGKGFSAEINHDAATVSWSDGVTVGSAPQPIIRPGDSLRTGLDAVLASPASAALLADHAGNIGSYFTLADLHPLLSKATRVSS; encoded by the coding sequence ATGATCACCTTTGAATCAGTATCCAAGAGCTATCCCGGGGGAACTCGGGCGGTGGATGAGCTCAATTTAGAGATCGCCACCGGATCCTTCACGGTGCTCGTCGGACCCAGCGGCTGCGGCAAAACAACATCGATGCGCATGATCAATCGCATGGTCACCCCCAGCTCCGGACGGGTATTGATCGATGGGCAAGACGTTTCGGGCATTCGCGCGGTAACCCTGCGCCTGGGCATCGGCTACGTGCTCCAAAATGCTGGGCTCTTCCCCCACCGCACGGTCTTGGATAACGTAGGCACGGTTCAGCGCCTCTTGGGACTGAACAAGGCTCAGGCCCGAGCCAAGGCTTATGAAGCCCTCGAACGGGTTGGGCTCGATGCGTCTCTCGCTCTGCGCTACCCCGCCCAACTCTCCGGCGGACAACAGCAGCGCGTGGGGGTGGCCCGAGCCCTTGCCGCTGACCCGCCGATCTTACTCATGGACGAGCCATTCAGCGCCGTTGACCCGATCGTTCGCCTCGAGCTACAGCGCGAGGTTCAACACCTGCAGGCCGAGATCAAAAAAACGATCGTGATGGTCACCCACGACATCGACGAGGCACTGAGCCTCGGAGATAAGATCGCGGTATTAGCACCGGGCGGGGTGTTACAGCAATATGCCGATCCGCTATCCATCCTCACCCGACCAGCCACCAACTTTGTCTCAAGCCTCGTTTCCAAGGACCGTGGCTTCCGCGCCCTGTCGTTCGAATCACTGACCGGCCTATCGTCCACCGAGCTTCCGGCTCCCGACGCCGCCGGCCGCATCCACCTTCCCACTCTGGGCAAGGGGTTCAGCGCCGAGATCAACCATGACGCCGCAACCGTGAGCTGGAGTGACGGCGTCACGGTCGGCTCGGCACCGCAGCCGATCATACGGCCCGGGGATTCTCTGCGCACGGGGCTTGATGCCGTCCTCGCATCCCCCGCATCCGCCGCCCTGCTGGCCGATCACGCTGGAAACATCGGCTCGTACTTCACCCTGGCGGACCTTCATCCGCTACTGAGCAAGGCAACGCGGGTTAGCTCATGA
- a CDS encoding ABC transporter permease, whose product MNWLLANFPQTWELTTAHLYLSLVPTVLGVVLALGLGLIFGNRPRSRAVITSIASAVFTIPSLALFVVIPSLIGTQILDPLNVLIALSLYSTSLLVRTVFDALDAVAPEVLSAAEALGYSPARRRVFVDLPLALGPLAAGTRVAAVTNVSLVSVGAVIGVGGLGQLFVSGYQRNYPDQILAGIIMILILALILDRLIAVGARLATPWLHQGAAPKSSTNKAPRNPSISTGANTEGVSS is encoded by the coding sequence ATGAACTGGCTACTGGCCAACTTTCCCCAAACCTGGGAGCTAACCACTGCTCACCTGTACCTGAGTCTGGTTCCGACGGTGCTCGGTGTGGTGCTCGCGCTGGGACTTGGGCTGATCTTTGGAAATCGGCCGCGCAGCAGGGCCGTCATCACCTCCATCGCCAGCGCCGTTTTCACCATCCCGTCGCTCGCGCTCTTTGTGGTGATCCCCTCGCTAATCGGCACCCAGATCCTTGACCCACTCAATGTTCTGATCGCCCTGAGCCTGTATTCGACCTCGCTGCTGGTTCGTACGGTCTTTGACGCTTTGGATGCCGTAGCCCCGGAGGTACTCAGTGCCGCCGAAGCGCTGGGCTACTCGCCGGCTCGTCGCCGCGTTTTTGTTGACCTTCCGTTGGCCCTGGGACCGTTGGCCGCGGGCACCCGAGTGGCAGCGGTAACCAACGTGTCGCTGGTGTCCGTCGGCGCAGTCATCGGCGTTGGCGGGCTGGGACAGCTTTTCGTTTCCGGCTACCAACGCAACTACCCGGACCAAATCTTGGCGGGAATCATCATGATCCTGATTCTCGCGCTGATCTTGGACCGACTCATTGCCGTGGGTGCACGCCTCGCCACCCCGTGGTTACATCAGGGAGCGGCCCCTAAATCGTCCACGAATAAAGCACCGCGGAACCCCAGCATTAGCACCGGCGCCAACACCGAAGGAGTGAGCTCATGA
- a CDS encoding ABC transporter permease: MINDMLSYLGDAANWTGTAGIPARLGEHLWYSFLAVLAASIIAVPLGVFIGHTGVGKVFLVSASNVLRALPSLGIMTLLVLLMGVGLLPPVIALVLIAIPPILAGVYAGVANVEPAVVDAARAIGMKDSRIILQVELPLALPLILGGLRGAILQVIATATIAAYVNLGGLGRYIFDGLALYDYGQVLVGAVLVTALALVLDGLLALLARVLSPDRRLVSR, translated from the coding sequence ATGATCAACGACATGCTCTCCTACCTCGGCGATGCAGCAAATTGGACTGGCACAGCGGGAATCCCCGCACGCCTCGGAGAACATCTCTGGTATTCGTTCCTAGCCGTGCTCGCCGCGTCGATCATCGCCGTCCCACTCGGGGTCTTCATCGGGCACACCGGCGTGGGCAAGGTGTTCCTCGTTTCGGCCTCCAACGTCCTGCGAGCGCTGCCGTCCCTGGGCATCATGACACTTCTGGTCCTCCTGATGGGCGTCGGGTTATTACCCCCGGTCATAGCACTGGTTCTCATTGCCATACCCCCGATCTTGGCCGGCGTGTATGCGGGTGTGGCCAATGTGGAGCCAGCGGTGGTGGATGCCGCCCGAGCCATCGGCATGAAGGACTCACGCATCATCCTCCAAGTTGAACTTCCGCTGGCTCTCCCATTGATCTTGGGCGGGCTGCGCGGCGCCATCCTGCAAGTCATTGCCACAGCGACCATCGCCGCCTACGTCAATCTGGGTGGACTGGGGCGCTATATCTTCGATGGGCTGGCCTTGTACGACTACGGGCAGGTGTTGGTCGGCGCCGTTCTGGTCACGGCCTTGGCGCTGGTTCTCGATGGGCTGTTAGCCCTACTGGCCCGCGTGCTATCGCCTGACCGCCGCCTGGTTTCGCGTTAG
- a CDS encoding YifB family Mg chelatase-like AAA ATPase, whose translation MSLARTLGIGLNGLNGQLIEIEADIGNGIPGFILLGLPDAALNESRERIRSAARNSGLPMPNRRITVNLTPVTMHKRGSGFDLAILLATLAADRSITLPADIVYLAELGLDGSLRPVAGVLPAVMAAVRAGYRRIVVAGDNQAEAELVAGAQVRSYAHLSQLLADYGADPAELKFRARHHSPRPRNTDWGTRQSGALDLAEVIGQGQGRYALEVAAAGGHHLLLTGPPGAGKTMLAERLPGLLPDLGDTQAMETTAVHSLASGGGLITALIRRPPFEAPHHSASMVALIGGGSGIPRPGAASRAHRGVLFLDEAPEFSAQALDALRQPLESGVLTLHRAAGAATYPARFQLVMAANPCPCGRNLGKGTDCTCTPMQRRRYLARLSGPLLDRIDMQLFVPALSARELALRAPAESSVLVAARVRAARSAASERLQRWGWVTNAEVSGAVLRHELSLPLATTAGLNAAAESLRLSARGHDRVLRIAWSIADLNEHACPTTDDIDVAIQLRQHGKGDVG comes from the coding sequence ATGAGTCTGGCGCGGACTCTTGGCATCGGCCTGAACGGGCTCAACGGCCAACTCATTGAAATCGAAGCCGACATTGGCAACGGCATTCCCGGATTCATCCTGCTGGGGTTGCCCGATGCTGCACTGAACGAGTCACGAGAACGGATTCGTTCGGCGGCACGCAACTCGGGCTTACCCATGCCCAACCGGCGCATCACCGTAAATCTGACACCCGTCACCATGCACAAACGAGGATCCGGCTTCGACCTCGCCATCCTGTTGGCCACCCTTGCCGCCGATCGGTCGATCACGCTACCCGCCGACATTGTGTATCTGGCGGAGCTGGGTCTTGATGGATCACTGCGTCCGGTAGCCGGGGTGCTGCCGGCGGTCATGGCCGCCGTGCGAGCCGGCTACCGGAGAATCGTGGTCGCGGGCGACAACCAGGCCGAGGCGGAACTGGTGGCCGGAGCTCAGGTGCGCTCCTATGCCCACCTTTCACAACTGCTTGCCGATTACGGGGCCGACCCGGCCGAACTGAAATTTCGTGCCCGACACCATTCCCCACGACCGCGAAATACCGATTGGGGTACGCGGCAGTCCGGGGCGTTGGACCTTGCCGAGGTCATCGGGCAGGGGCAGGGACGCTACGCTCTGGAGGTTGCAGCCGCCGGCGGCCACCATCTATTGCTCACCGGCCCGCCGGGCGCCGGAAAAACCATGTTGGCCGAACGCCTACCCGGGCTGCTGCCGGATCTGGGCGACACCCAAGCGATGGAAACCACCGCGGTGCATTCCTTGGCCTCAGGTGGCGGCCTGATCACCGCACTGATCCGCCGCCCGCCCTTCGAGGCACCGCATCACAGTGCCTCAATGGTTGCCCTGATCGGCGGGGGCAGCGGCATCCCGCGGCCCGGAGCTGCGTCCCGTGCCCACCGCGGTGTCTTGTTCCTAGATGAGGCTCCCGAGTTTTCGGCGCAAGCGTTGGATGCGTTGCGCCAGCCCTTGGAATCGGGAGTGCTCACCCTTCACCGCGCTGCAGGCGCTGCGACGTACCCGGCCCGCTTTCAACTGGTGATGGCGGCGAATCCGTGTCCCTGCGGACGAAACCTGGGTAAGGGTACCGATTGCACCTGTACCCCCATGCAGCGCCGTCGTTACCTGGCCCGGCTTTCTGGTCCGTTGCTGGATCGGATCGACATGCAACTCTTTGTTCCTGCTCTCTCGGCCCGTGAGCTCGCTCTGCGGGCCCCGGCAGAGTCTTCGGTCCTGGTGGCTGCCAGGGTTCGTGCCGCACGCTCAGCGGCTAGCGAGCGGTTGCAACGTTGGGGCTGGGTCACCAATGCCGAAGTCAGTGGCGCGGTGCTGCGCCATGAACTGTCTTTGCCGTTGGCCACGACGGCCGGATTGAATGCGGCCGCCGAATCTTTGCGGCTTAGTGCCCGCGGGCACGACAGGGTATTGCGGATCGCGTGGTCAATCGCCGATCTGAATGAGCATGCGTGTCCCACGACCGACGATATCGATGTGGCGATCCAGTTACGCCAGCACGGCAAGGGTGACGTGGGCTAA
- a CDS encoding YraN family protein: protein MNHNQELGAAGEELAAVYLTNAGYTVLSRNWRCTVGELDIVAEGSGQIIGVEVKTRSSLGFGHPAEAVNPVKLRRISRLVRRWCAAHRRDPNTARVDVIAILMAPGRDPEIEHLIGVES from the coding sequence GTGAATCACAACCAAGAGCTCGGTGCTGCAGGTGAAGAGCTGGCAGCCGTGTATCTCACCAACGCTGGCTACACGGTGTTGAGTCGCAACTGGCGCTGCACCGTGGGAGAACTGGACATCGTGGCCGAAGGCTCCGGGCAAATCATCGGCGTGGAGGTGAAGACTCGCTCCTCATTGGGCTTTGGGCATCCGGCCGAGGCGGTAAACCCCGTGAAACTGCGCAGGATCTCCCGATTGGTGCGTCGGTGGTGCGCTGCACACCGCAGGGATCCAAATACAGCGCGCGTGGATGTGATCGCTATCCTCATGGCCCCGGGGCGGGATCCGGAAATCGAACACCTGATCGGCGTGGAGTCATGA
- a CDS encoding SH3 domain-containing protein, with amino-acid sequence MITALVLAIFVTGSGAGVHGVVDAQAAEVSRTLPPGSAPVTLAALGIGATTVKLTKVTTNNLNLRSGRSTSSAVILTIPQNTKLSITEVIDDWSKTTHKNKSGWLSSAYLKNAPATTPTAVKKITTNNLNLRQAKSTSSKILLSIPKGTTISVTSTSGTWSKTSYKSQSGWVASAYLKNVTGSKPPTKPSVSYRWTTANVNVRKGNSTQYASLGVVPFNERVTYISGSSGWSKVKTSKGTGWISSKYLKTKEQYAVSVYGTLRKGQSAYYLLRGRTVKESTTKLSAFNMYLKPNQTWWSFIVPTTTKSRTVVVERMDIKPESYKSALASLDKWERYDANKPLADQNYNRKIVTDINGRKSWAYLGGSKISKYLTQNGIRVNSGDYLKRY; translated from the coding sequence ATGATCACGGCATTGGTACTGGCCATCTTCGTGACCGGAAGTGGTGCTGGGGTCCACGGGGTTGTGGATGCTCAAGCCGCGGAAGTGTCGCGAACCTTACCGCCAGGAAGCGCGCCAGTGACGCTAGCAGCCCTCGGCATTGGCGCGACGACGGTCAAACTGACGAAAGTCACCACAAACAATCTGAACCTGAGATCTGGCAGAAGCACCTCCTCAGCGGTGATATTGACGATCCCGCAAAACACGAAACTGAGCATCACCGAAGTCATTGATGACTGGAGTAAAACGACACACAAGAACAAATCGGGGTGGCTGTCATCGGCCTACCTCAAGAATGCACCGGCCACCACGCCAACTGCGGTCAAGAAGATCACGACCAACAATCTAAATCTTCGCCAAGCCAAGAGCACTTCGTCGAAGATTTTGCTCTCGATCCCCAAGGGCACCACCATTTCGGTCACATCAACCAGTGGAACTTGGAGCAAAACCAGCTACAAGAGTCAATCTGGCTGGGTAGCAAGCGCCTACCTAAAAAATGTCACGGGGAGCAAGCCGCCGACAAAACCTTCGGTTAGTTACCGCTGGACAACGGCCAACGTGAACGTACGAAAGGGTAACAGCACACAATACGCGAGCCTCGGAGTAGTGCCGTTCAACGAACGGGTGACCTATATTTCCGGTTCATCGGGCTGGTCGAAGGTCAAAACTTCGAAGGGGACGGGCTGGATCTCCAGCAAGTATCTGAAGACCAAGGAGCAATACGCGGTGTCGGTGTATGGCACGCTGCGAAAGGGCCAATCGGCGTACTACCTGCTGCGGGGACGCACGGTGAAGGAAAGCACCACCAAACTCTCGGCATTCAACATGTACCTCAAGCCAAACCAAACCTGGTGGTCATTCATTGTTCCCACAACAACAAAATCACGCACCGTCGTGGTGGAGCGCATGGACATCAAACCCGAAAGCTACAAGAGTGCGCTAGCTTCCCTCGACAAATGGGAACGGTATGACGCCAATAAGCCCCTGGCGGACCAGAATTACAACCGCAAGATTGTCACCGACATCAACGGCAGAAAGTCCTGGGCCTACCTTGGTGGATCCAAGATCAGCAAATACCTGACCCAGAATGGAATTCGGGTTAATTCCGGCGACTACCTGAAACGGTACTGA
- a CDS encoding DUF2469 domain-containing protein: MSAEDLENYEAELELQLYREYKDVANLFNFVVETERRFYLANHVDLKTRSSDGEVFFDLTLTDAWVWDVYRTGRFVQSVRIVTFKDVNIEELNRVEDLSIPKDGLN; encoded by the coding sequence ATGAGTGCCGAGGATCTGGAGAATTACGAGGCCGAACTCGAGTTGCAGCTCTACCGTGAATATAAGGACGTTGCAAACCTTTTCAACTTTGTTGTTGAAACCGAGCGCCGCTTTTACTTGGCCAATCATGTTGACCTGAAGACCCGCTCATCCGACGGCGAGGTCTTCTTCGATCTGACGCTCACCGACGCGTGGGTGTGGGATGTATATCGCACGGGCCGCTTTGTCCAGTCAGTGCGGATCGTAACGTTTAAGGACGTCAACATCGAGGAACTGAACCGCGTCGAAGACCTTTCGATCCCCAAGGACGGTTTGAACTAG
- a CDS encoding DUF2469 domain-containing protein, whose product MSAEDLENYEADLELQLYREYKDVAGLFGYVVETERRFYLANGVDLQTRSADGEVFFDLTLTDAWVWDVYRTGRFVKSVRIVTFKDVNIEELNRTEELTIPKSGLELT is encoded by the coding sequence ATGAGTGCCGAAGACCTTGAGAACTACGAGGCCGACCTTGAGCTACAGCTCTACCGCGAATACAAGGATGTGGCAGGGCTTTTTGGCTACGTGGTCGAGACCGAACGCCGCTTCTATCTGGCCAACGGCGTCGATCTGCAGACCCGCTCGGCCGATGGGGAGGTCTTCTTCGACCTCACGCTGACCGACGCCTGGGTCTGGGACGTTTATCGCACCGGCCGCTTCGTGAAATCGGTACGCATCGTCACGTTTAAAGACGTGAACATCGAGGAACTGAATCGAACCGAAGAACTCACGATTCCGAAGAGCGGGCTGGAACTGACATAA
- a CDS encoding ribonuclease HII, with translation MAPTLIHERALASEGGHRYIGAADEVGRGSLAGPVSVGYVVIDPANVPLLPGVRDSKLLSDSVRHELVPAIKSWVAAWGVGHASAAEIDALGLVAALRLAGLRAVNMAHEQQTADAVLLDGNLDWLSATTQPTLLDSLLPGFGDPEDVDGLQIPVRTLIKGDLLALSIAAASILAKVERDDLMDSYDRAYPAYGWIQNKGYGTESHRQAILENGATDYHRRSWQLTPKSQ, from the coding sequence GTGGCACCGACCCTCATCCACGAACGTGCACTGGCCTCGGAGGGTGGTCACCGCTACATTGGTGCGGCCGATGAGGTGGGGCGCGGTTCACTAGCCGGTCCGGTGTCAGTTGGCTATGTTGTCATTGACCCGGCCAACGTCCCGTTGCTGCCCGGGGTCAGGGACTCTAAATTACTCTCCGATTCAGTGCGCCATGAGCTGGTTCCGGCCATCAAATCCTGGGTAGCTGCCTGGGGAGTAGGGCACGCCAGTGCCGCGGAAATTGATGCCTTGGGCCTCGTCGCAGCACTGCGGCTGGCGGGACTGCGAGCGGTGAATATGGCGCACGAGCAACAAACGGCGGATGCGGTGTTGCTCGACGGAAACCTCGACTGGCTTTCGGCCACCACCCAACCCACTCTGTTGGATTCCCTGCTGCCGGGATTCGGTGACCCCGAAGATGTTGACGGCCTGCAGATACCGGTCCGGACTCTCATCAAGGGCGATCTGTTGGCACTGTCCATCGCTGCCGCATCCATCCTCGCCAAAGTTGAGCGCGACGACCTCATGGATAGTTATGATCGGGCCTACCCAGCGTACGGTTGGATCCAAAACAAGGGCTATGGGACAGAATCTCACCGGCAGGCAATTCTTGAAAACGGAGCCACCGATTACCACCGCCGCAGCTGGCAATTAACACCCAAGAGCCAATAA
- the lepB gene encoding signal peptidase I: protein MSHASDPAAIPERPRKHRNPVWASIREILIIVIAALVISLVVKTFFFRAFYIPSGSMEQTLQVDDRIFANLMAPGLFDLERGDVVVFRDELGWLPPVAAAPSNPVRDFFTFVGLSPDPSNQHLIKRVIGMPGDTVECCAADGKLTVNGVEITESYIYPGDNPSDIKFSKLVPEGKVWVMGDHRGASADSRYHEDIQDGFVDISSIEGRAAVISWPLNRIGGISGHDEVFANVPAAVK, encoded by the coding sequence GTGAGCCATGCCAGCGACCCCGCCGCAATACCCGAACGACCGCGCAAGCACCGCAACCCCGTGTGGGCTTCCATTCGGGAGATCCTCATCATTGTCATCGCCGCGCTGGTGATCTCGCTTGTTGTTAAGACCTTCTTCTTCCGGGCGTTTTACATTCCTTCCGGCTCCATGGAGCAAACCCTGCAGGTTGACGACAGAATCTTCGCGAACTTGATGGCACCGGGGCTTTTTGATCTGGAACGTGGCGATGTGGTGGTCTTCCGGGACGAGCTGGGATGGCTGCCACCGGTGGCGGCGGCTCCCTCCAACCCCGTTCGGGACTTCTTTACCTTTGTTGGGCTTTCCCCAGATCCATCCAATCAACACCTGATCAAGCGCGTTATCGGTATGCCCGGTGACACCGTGGAATGCTGCGCTGCGGATGGCAAGCTCACGGTGAACGGCGTAGAGATCACCGAGTCCTACATTTACCCCGGGGATAATCCCTCGGACATCAAATTCAGCAAGCTTGTTCCCGAAGGCAAGGTCTGGGTCATGGGGGATCACCGCGGAGCCTCCGCAGACTCCCGCTACCACGAGGATATTCAGGACGGCTTTGTCGATATCTCCTCCATTGAGGGCCGCGCAGCAGTAATCTCTTGGCCGCTGAACCGCATCGGTGGGATCTCCGGACACGACGAAGTCTTCGCCAACGTTCCGGCCGCGGTCAAATAG